The following proteins are co-located in the Shouchella hunanensis genome:
- a CDS encoding MarR family transcriptional regulator, whose protein sequence is MNSCALKVELFLKLQSVNKELSSGFESCFGASTSRIQILHALLEENEILQADLQKQLNIDPAAITRHLKQLEKSGVISRYRKDNDQRATWVKLEEVAKIEIEKSYKEKKEFIDQLFDRFTEEELSLFHKMIQRVELNIEEAVRAKESNENG, encoded by the coding sequence ATGAATTCGTGTGCACTTAAAGTAGAACTGTTCTTAAAGTTACAGTCTGTAAATAAAGAGTTGAGTTCAGGTTTTGAATCTTGTTTTGGAGCCAGTACGTCACGTATTCAAATACTGCATGCCCTTCTTGAAGAAAACGAAATTCTTCAAGCGGACTTGCAGAAGCAATTGAATATAGATCCTGCCGCCATTACGAGACATTTAAAGCAATTGGAAAAGTCCGGCGTCATTAGTCGGTATCGAAAAGATAACGACCAACGTGCCACATGGGTTAAGTTAGAAGAGGTAGCAAAGATAGAGATAGAAAAGTCATACAAGGAAAAGAAAGAGTTTATTGATCAACTGTTTGATCGCTTCACAGAGGAAGAATTAAGTTTGTTCCATAAAATGATACAGCGCGTCGAGCTGAACATTGAAGAAGCCGTTCGTGCAAAGGAGAGTAATGAAAATGGATAA
- a CDS encoding nitroreductase family protein: protein MTTKEHFLNVLESRKSIRIYDENVKISKEEMTELLGAAVKAPSSVNLQPWRFVVIESDEAKSTLAPLASFNQNQVKTSSAVIAVFADMNNLDYLEEIYGKAVELGLMPEEVKENQVPAIRGLLSGISDQQNKESILIDGGLVSMQIMLTAKAFGYDTNPIGGFDKENIAEAFGLEKERYVPVMLISIGKANEAGYKSYRMPVEQVTEWK, encoded by the coding sequence ATGACAACGAAGGAACATTTTTTAAACGTACTTGAAAGTAGAAAATCCATTCGTATTTATGACGAGAACGTTAAAATCTCAAAAGAAGAAATGACTGAACTATTGGGAGCAGCTGTGAAAGCACCTTCTTCTGTTAACTTACAACCTTGGCGATTTGTTGTAATTGAAAGCGACGAAGCGAAATCAACATTAGCACCACTTGCTTCATTTAACCAAAACCAAGTAAAGACGTCGTCAGCGGTCATTGCCGTTTTTGCTGATATGAATAATTTAGATTATCTTGAAGAGATCTATGGCAAAGCGGTTGAACTAGGGCTGATGCCTGAAGAGGTGAAAGAAAATCAAGTTCCAGCTATCAGAGGTCTTTTATCAGGCATAAGTGACCAACAAAACAAGGAAAGCATTTTAATCGATGGCGGACTCGTATCGATGCAAATTATGCTAACAGCGAAAGCCTTTGGCTATGACACCAATCCAATTGGCGGGTTCGATAAAGAGAATATTGCTGAAGCATTTGGCTTAGAAAAAGAACGATACGTTCCGGTTATGTTAATTTCGATCGGTAAAGCGAACGAAGCTGGGTATAAATCGTACAGAATGCCAGTTGAACAAGTAACAGAATGGAAATAA
- a CDS encoding fructose bisphosphate aldolase, translating to MNTQQMEKIKTGKGFIAALDQSGGSTPKALAEYGVPEEAYASEEEMFDLVHEMRTRIIKSSAFHSDKILGAILFEQTMDRKIDGDYTADYLANKKGIVPFLKVDKGLADEKDGVQLMKPIDHLEETLKRANERHMFGTKMRSVIKEANQEGIHQVVEQQFEMGKTIMGAGLVPIIEPEVDIHSADKETIESQLKEELLTHLNMLRDDEQVMLKLTIPSKEGFYQELVDHDRVVRVVVLSGGYSRDEANTKLKRNQGLIASFSRALSQDLNADQSESEFTHALQTAVDSIYDASVNKTQ from the coding sequence ATGAATACACAGCAAATGGAAAAAATCAAAACCGGTAAAGGATTTATAGCGGCTCTTGATCAGAGTGGCGGGAGTACACCAAAAGCGTTAGCTGAATACGGTGTACCAGAAGAAGCGTATGCTTCAGAGGAGGAGATGTTTGACCTCGTTCATGAAATGAGAACCCGCATTATTAAGTCTTCTGCCTTTCATTCTGATAAGATTCTTGGGGCGATCCTGTTTGAACAAACAATGGACCGTAAGATTGACGGTGATTATACAGCCGATTATCTCGCAAATAAAAAAGGCATTGTTCCTTTTCTAAAAGTGGATAAGGGATTAGCAGATGAAAAAGATGGCGTTCAATTAATGAAGCCAATCGATCATCTTGAGGAAACCCTCAAGCGTGCGAATGAGCGGCATATGTTTGGTACAAAGATGCGTTCTGTTATCAAAGAGGCCAATCAAGAGGGTATCCACCAGGTTGTCGAGCAACAGTTTGAAATGGGGAAGACCATTATGGGAGCAGGACTTGTCCCGATCATTGAACCAGAGGTCGACATTCATAGCGCTGATAAAGAAACGATAGAGAGCCAATTAAAAGAAGAGCTACTCACCCACTTGAACATGCTACGTGACGATGAACAGGTAATGTTGAAGCTCACCATTCCATCAAAAGAGGGATTTTATCAAGAGCTGGTTGATCATGATCGTGTCGTTCGTGTTGTCGTTCTTTCTGGAGGGTACTCTCGTGATGAAGCCAACACGAAGCTGAAACGTAATCAAGGGTTGATCGCGAGTTTTTCCAGAGCCCTTAGCCAAGATCTAAACGCCGATCAGTCTGAATCGGAATTTACCCATGCGCTACAAACAGCTGTTGATTCTATTTATGATGCTTCAGTAAACAAAACACAGTAA
- a CDS encoding antibiotic biosynthesis monooxygenase family protein — MIVEAALLQVIPGKEKEYEEAFREASVLISSMKGYLSHELQRCHEVKGKYLLLVKWETIEDHTIGFRQSLEYIQWKQLLHHFYDPFPVVEHFEAVSLN, encoded by the coding sequence ATGATAGTAGAAGCTGCACTATTACAAGTTATCCCAGGGAAAGAAAAGGAGTATGAAGAGGCCTTTCGAGAAGCGTCTGTTCTTATTTCTTCAATGAAAGGTTACCTGTCACATGAATTGCAACGTTGTCATGAAGTAAAAGGTAAATACTTGTTACTTGTGAAATGGGAAACCATAGAAGATCATACCATTGGATTTAGACAGTCGCTTGAATATATTCAGTGGAAGCAACTCCTTCATCATTTTTATGACCCGTTTCCGGTTGTGGAGCATTTTGAGGCTGTCTCGCTAAATTGA